In Deltaproteobacteria bacterium, a single window of DNA contains:
- a CDS encoding cell envelope integrity protein TolA produces the protein MLTNRNSQGLSRVIVISAGVHVAFFCTTITLASFQSKPKKAAEQILITKLVRLGKERPAHYLPRKVAAAPAKTAPVAIKPKTSSATSTPQEKLPSAQERIKQLSQTARALERLKSQTGEEPEGRADGVSNGEVTDALNAVAGNMYATEIVRCLQQNYDIMGINSESIKNRSVGVFLRIERDGTFIDHRIERSSGLKAFDRAVERAIKLCGKVSAPPKPLRERVRNDGIEVEFKL, from the coding sequence TCATGTTGCCTTTTTTTGCACTACTATCACGCTAGCTAGCTTTCAGTCCAAACCTAAAAAAGCCGCTGAACAAATTTTAATAACTAAACTCGTACGCTTAGGCAAAGAAAGACCCGCACATTATTTGCCACGCAAAGTTGCTGCTGCCCCAGCTAAAACAGCTCCCGTGGCAATCAAGCCGAAAACATCAAGTGCAACAAGTACTCCCCAAGAAAAACTACCTTCTGCACAAGAGCGCATCAAACAACTTTCACAAACCGCCAGAGCATTAGAACGTCTGAAGTCACAAACCGGCGAAGAACCAGAAGGTCGTGCAGATGGTGTAAGCAATGGTGAAGTAACTGATGCTTTAAATGCTGTTGCTGGCAATATGTATGCAACTGAAATCGTACGTTGCTTGCAACAAAACTATGACATTATGGGAATTAACTCAGAATCAATCAAAAATCGTAGTGTTGGTGTCTTTCTTCGCATTGAGCGAGATGGTACTTTTATTGATCATAGAATTGAGCGCAGCTCTGGTCTTAAAGCATTTGATCGAGCAGTTGAACGCGCTATCAAATTATGTGGTAAGGTCTCTGCACCACCGAAGCCTTTGCGTGAACGTGTACGAAATGATGGCATTGAAGTGGAGTTCAAACTGTGA
- the tolB gene encoding Tol-Pal system beta propeller repeat protein TolB yields the protein MNFITYNYRKLLHLFFILALVCSANPARAQRLHIIVGGPNFRPFPIAAPKIASVGKSSSTREAAELTEIIQQDVDLARSLELVPPSSYLVATNDTWQNPRYQNWVNVGASALIRGIVEKVGKNIKVSLKLYDVISQREILNKVYQDKPTKTAYISHQFIDAVIMLLTGEEGIYSSKIAYIKNTRKAKALYNCDADGRNPKRITDSDVLNLLPAWDPTGRFILFTSYLKGNPDLYRFDRSNNSMQVISSQRGLNTGAKVSPDGKHIALTLSIDGNTEIYVMDTNGKNLRRLTDSWGQDVSPTWSPDGRRIAFVSSRSGNPHLYIMNADGSEVRRLTFQGNYNQEPNWSPRAGGQIVFTARDERLKFDIFIVHPETGEITRLTQDDGDNESPSFSPDGHQIVFISTRAPGSSRKLMIMDADGKNQRRVSFDLAEYEMPAWGPRLGYQ from the coding sequence GTGAATTTTATTACTTATAACTACAGAAAATTATTACATCTTTTTTTCATATTGGCTTTGGTGTGCAGTGCTAATCCTGCTCGTGCACAACGTTTGCATATTATTGTAGGTGGCCCCAATTTTCGCCCATTTCCAATTGCTGCTCCCAAAATTGCCTCAGTTGGTAAATCATCATCTACCCGTGAAGCGGCTGAACTTACTGAGATAATACAACAAGATGTAGATTTAGCGCGTTCACTTGAACTTGTACCGCCTTCAAGTTACCTCGTTGCCACTAATGATACTTGGCAAAATCCACGCTATCAAAATTGGGTAAACGTTGGTGCCTCTGCATTAATACGAGGTATTGTTGAAAAAGTAGGTAAAAATATTAAAGTAAGTTTAAAACTATATGATGTAATTTCGCAGCGTGAAATATTAAATAAGGTATATCAAGATAAACCTACAAAAACCGCGTATATCAGTCACCAATTTATCGATGCTGTCATTATGCTGCTTACCGGTGAAGAAGGTATATACTCGTCAAAAATTGCTTACATAAAAAATACCCGTAAAGCCAAAGCGCTTTACAATTGTGACGCAGATGGTCGTAATCCTAAACGCATCACTGATAGCGATGTGTTAAATTTGCTGCCCGCCTGGGATCCAACCGGCAGGTTTATTTTATTTACAAGCTACCTTAAGGGTAACCCTGATCTTTATCGCTTTGATCGCAGCAATAACAGTATGCAAGTTATTTCATCCCAGCGAGGTTTAAATACCGGAGCCAAAGTATCGCCTGATGGTAAGCATATTGCATTAACTCTTTCTATCGACGGTAATACTGAAATCTATGTAATGGACACTAATGGCAAAAATCTACGAAGGCTTACCGATAGTTGGGGACAAGATGTTTCCCCTACCTGGAGTCCTGATGGTCGTCGAATAGCTTTTGTTAGTTCGCGTTCAGGTAATCCTCATCTTTATATCATGAATGCCGATGGCTCCGAAGTGCGTCGTTTAACTTTTCAAGGTAATTATAATCAAGAACCAAATTGGTCACCACGAGCTGGTGGTCAAATAGTATTTACCGCACGTGACGAGCGTCTTAAATTTGATATCTTTATTGTCCATCCTGAAACTGGTGAAATAACCAGGTTAACTCAAGATGATGGAGATAATGAAAGCCCCTCTTTTTCACCTGATGGGCATCAAATTGTATTCATTTCTACTCGTGCTCCCGGAAGCAGTCGCAA